A genomic stretch from Alloyangia pacifica includes:
- a CDS encoding maleate cis-trans isomerase family protein, which translates to MSAPDLRRDHLRRFGMIALATDLTIEGDAARLMLPGTQLHVTRIAFENPTTPESLRRTGPRLRNAAELILPGVALEGMLFGCTSASAVLGDEVTALIGPRASVTTPLSAALRACEALGVGRLSLLAPYRTETTTLVAGHLARHGVEVVAQSSMGHADDRDMGMLTPEAVIEAALAADHPRADALFLSCTALPAVPVIDRLEMMLGKPVLSSNQVSFWSMLDTAGISGDGPGRLFKVHRW; encoded by the coding sequence ATGTCCGCCCCTGACCTGCGCAGGGACCATCTGCGGCGCTTCGGGATGATCGCCCTCGCCACTGACCTGACGATCGAGGGCGATGCCGCGCGGCTGATGCTGCCGGGCACGCAGCTGCATGTCACGCGCATCGCCTTCGAGAATCCGACCACCCCCGAGAGCCTGCGCCGCACCGGCCCGCGCCTACGAAACGCCGCCGAGCTGATCCTGCCCGGCGTGGCGCTCGAGGGGATGCTTTTCGGCTGTACATCGGCCAGCGCCGTGCTGGGGGACGAGGTGACCGCGCTGATCGGCCCGCGCGCCTCGGTCACCACGCCGCTCAGTGCCGCGCTGCGGGCCTGCGAGGCGCTGGGGGTCGGGCGGCTGTCGCTGCTCGCCCCTTATAGGACGGAAACCACCACGCTCGTCGCCGGGCATCTGGCGCGCCATGGCGTCGAGGTGGTGGCGCAAAGCTCGATGGGCCATGCGGACGATCGCGACATGGGGATGCTGACGCCCGAGGCGGTCATCGAGGCGGCACTGGCGGCCGACCACCCGCGCGCCGACGCGCTGTTTCTCTCCTGCACCGCACTTCCGGCGGTCCCGGTGATCGACCGCCTTGAAATGATGCTCGGAAAACCGGTGCTCAGCTCCAACCAGGTTTCATTCTGGTCGATGCTGGACACGGCGGGGATCTCGGGCGACGGTCCGGGAAGGTTGTTCAAGGTGCACAGATGGTGA
- a CDS encoding TRAP transporter substrate-binding protein has translation MTYKTVLATSAAALLLGSGAALADTWRYAFEEAMDEVQGKFAQKFKEEVEANSDHEIQLFPFGTLGESADTMEQAQSGILQFVDQSPGFTGALIPEAQVFFVPYLLPQDDAQLASFFKNSKAINEMFPPLYAEQGLELLTMFPEGEVMMTTTEPVESPADLDEVKFRVMTNPLLVESYQAFGATPTPLPWGEVYGSLQTGIIQGQENPAFFIESTKMYEVTDYITRSGHNNFTTAVMANKEFYDGLSEEDQTMIDNAISAAFDYIIDYQKGLTEESLEKIMAAKPSMTITDLTEEQRQPFMDTAESVEQEFLEIGGPQAQEILDQLKADLAAAAEG, from the coding sequence ATGACCTACAAGACAGTTCTCGCAACGAGCGCCGCGGCGCTCCTTCTCGGCTCGGGCGCCGCTCTGGCCGACACCTGGCGCTATGCGTTCGAAGAGGCGATGGACGAGGTGCAGGGCAAGTTCGCCCAGAAATTCAAGGAAGAGGTCGAGGCCAATTCCGACCATGAGATCCAGCTCTTTCCCTTCGGCACGCTGGGCGAGTCCGCCGACACGATGGAGCAGGCCCAGTCCGGCATCCTGCAGTTCGTCGACCAGTCGCCGGGCTTCACCGGGGCGCTGATCCCCGAGGCCCAGGTCTTCTTCGTGCCCTACCTGCTGCCGCAGGACGACGCACAGCTTGCCTCCTTCTTCAAGAATTCCAAGGCAATCAACGAGATGTTCCCGCCGCTCTACGCCGAGCAGGGGCTCGAGCTGCTGACCATGTTCCCCGAGGGCGAGGTGATGATGACCACCACCGAGCCGGTGGAGTCCCCCGCCGACCTCGACGAGGTGAAGTTCCGGGTGATGACCAACCCGCTGCTGGTGGAAAGCTACCAGGCCTTCGGCGCCACGCCGACGCCGCTGCCCTGGGGCGAGGTCTATGGATCGTTGCAGACCGGCATCATCCAAGGGCAGGAGAACCCGGCCTTCTTCATCGAGTCGACCAAGATGTACGAGGTGACCGATTACATCACCCGCAGCGGCCACAACAATTTCACCACCGCGGTGATGGCCAACAAGGAGTTCTATGACGGGCTCTCGGAAGAAGACCAGACGATGATCGACAACGCGATCAGCGCCGCCTTCGACTACATCATCGACTACCAGAAGGGCCTGACCGAGGAGTCGCTGGAGAAGATCATGGCGGCCAAACCCTCGATGACCATCACCGACCTCACCGAAGAGCAGCGCCAGCCCTTCATGGACACGGCGGAGTCGGTCGAGCAGGAGTTCCTCGAGATCGGCGGGCCGCAGGCGCAGGAAATCCTCGACCAGCTCAAGGCCGACCTCGCCGCGGCGGCCGAGGGCTGA
- a CDS encoding TRAP transporter large permease — translation MSLAIFGTMIVLLLLGFPMMIPLIAGSLIGFVALFGGVSQLDTMVQQILGGIRPASLIAVPMFIFAADIMTRGQSANRLIDLVMAFVGHLKGGLAVSTAAACTLFGAVSGSTQATVVAVGGPLRPRMLKAGYKDSFALALIVNSSDIAFLIPPSIGMIIYGVVSGTSISELFIAGIGPGLLILVLFSIYSYIYAVRNDVPTEPKTSWSERGRAIRRALWPLGFPVIIVGGIYGGIFSPTEAAAACVLYALILEMGVFREMSVKQLYATAKSTGLITAVVFILVGAGAAFSYVISFAQIPQQVLGSIGIDEMGQYGVLFTISIAFFVGCMFVDPIVVILILVPIFAPVVQSVGLDPVLVGTIITLQVAIGSATPPFGCDIFTAIAVFKRPYAEVVKGTPPFILMLLAVAVLLIFFPQIALFLRDLAFAK, via the coding sequence ATGTCCCTTGCCATCTTCGGCACGATGATTGTGCTGCTGCTGCTGGGCTTTCCGATGATGATCCCGCTGATCGCCGGCTCGTTGATCGGCTTTGTCGCGCTGTTCGGCGGGGTCAGCCAGCTCGACACGATGGTGCAGCAGATCCTCGGCGGCATCCGGCCGGCGAGCCTGATCGCCGTGCCGATGTTCATCTTCGCGGCCGATATCATGACCCGCGGCCAGTCTGCCAACCGGTTGATCGATCTGGTCATGGCCTTCGTCGGCCATCTCAAAGGCGGGCTGGCGGTCTCGACCGCCGCAGCTTGCACGCTCTTCGGCGCGGTCTCGGGTTCGACGCAAGCGACGGTGGTCGCGGTCGGCGGGCCGCTGCGCCCGCGCATGCTCAAGGCCGGCTACAAGGACAGCTTTGCGCTGGCGCTGATCGTCAATTCCTCGGACATCGCTTTTCTGATCCCGCCCTCTATCGGCATGATCATTTACGGCGTGGTCTCGGGGACTTCGATTTCGGAGTTGTTCATCGCGGGCATCGGGCCCGGGCTGCTGATCCTCGTGCTTTTCTCGATCTACTCCTACATCTACGCCGTCCGGAACGACGTGCCTACCGAGCCGAAAACGAGCTGGTCCGAGCGCGGCCGGGCCATCCGCCGGGCGCTCTGGCCGCTCGGCTTTCCGGTGATCATCGTCGGCGGCATCTACGGGGGTATCTTCTCGCCCACCGAGGCGGCCGCTGCCTGCGTGCTCTACGCGCTCATCCTCGAGATGGGCGTGTTCCGCGAGATGAGCGTCAAGCAGCTCTACGCCACCGCCAAGTCGACCGGGCTGATCACCGCGGTGGTCTTCATCCTCGTGGGCGCGGGTGCGGCGTTTTCCTACGTCATCAGCTTTGCGCAAATCCCGCAGCAGGTGCTGGGCAGCATCGGCATCGACGAGATGGGCCAATATGGCGTGCTCTTCACCATCTCCATCGCCTTTTTTGTCGGCTGCATGTTTGTCGACCCGATCGTGGTGATCCTGATCCTCGTGCCGATCTTCGCGCCGGTGGTCCAAAGCGTTGGGCTCGACCCGGTGCTGGTTGGCACGATCATCACGCTCCAGGTGGCCATCGGCAGCGCGACACCGCCCTTCGGCTGCGACATCTTCACCGCCATCGCGGTGTTCAAGCGACCTTACGCGGAAGTGGTCAAGGGCACGCCGCCCTTCATTCTCATGCTGCTGGCGGTGGCGGTGTTGCTGATCTTCTTCCCGCAGATCGCGCTCTTCCTGCGCGACCTTGCCTTTGCGAAGTGA
- a CDS encoding NAD-dependent succinate-semialdehyde dehydrogenase, whose amino-acid sequence MSDLSNKPTFGLSDPELLPGVGDFAGNGRLAVRDPASGALIAQVAISDAHGARAAVDAADAAFGGWASTLPQDRAEILHRWHALIVAAKEDLARIMVAEQGKPISEARGEIDYAASFVQFYAEEALRPNIEGVTSHLPDAEMELWREPVGVAALITPWNFPSAMITRKAAAALAAGCTVVIHPSAETPLSALALSVLARRAGFPPGVINTVIGDAAAIVGEWTSDKRVRALSFTGSTEVGRLLYRQSADTVKRLVMELGGHAPFIVFKGADLDRAVIEAIKAKFATSGQDCLGANRFYIQRPIYEEFCTRFTRAVEALSLGRGMDDPDIGPLIHERAIAKQQAHVDDAVAKGARLLTGGSIDEGLGKLFYRPTVLADVPGEAAIMSEETFGPVAPLSVFDTEEEVIARANATEYGLIAYVHSLDPRRIYRLTRALQFGMVAVNRTKVTGAPIPFGGSKQSGLGREGARQGLEAFTDIKYVCRDWG is encoded by the coding sequence ATGAGCGATCTTTCGAACAAACCGACGTTTGGACTGTCCGACCCGGAGCTGCTGCCGGGGGTCGGTGATTTCGCCGGGAACGGGCGTCTCGCCGTGCGCGATCCGGCCAGCGGCGCGCTGATTGCACAGGTTGCGATCAGCGATGCCCATGGCGCGCGCGCCGCGGTCGATGCCGCAGATGCCGCCTTCGGGGGCTGGGCGAGCACCCTGCCGCAGGACCGCGCCGAGATCCTGCACCGCTGGCACGCGCTGATCGTCGCGGCCAAGGAAGACCTCGCCCGCATCATGGTCGCCGAGCAGGGCAAGCCGATCAGCGAGGCGCGCGGCGAGATCGATTACGCCGCCAGCTTCGTGCAGTTCTACGCCGAGGAAGCGCTGCGCCCGAATATCGAGGGGGTCACCAGCCACCTGCCCGACGCCGAGATGGAGCTCTGGCGCGAGCCGGTGGGGGTTGCCGCGCTGATCACGCCATGGAACTTCCCCTCGGCGATGATCACCCGCAAGGCCGCCGCGGCGCTCGCTGCCGGGTGCACCGTGGTCATCCACCCCTCGGCTGAAACCCCGCTCTCGGCTTTGGCACTGTCGGTGCTCGCGCGCCGCGCGGGCTTTCCGCCGGGCGTGATCAACACAGTGATCGGCGACGCCGCCGCCATCGTCGGCGAATGGACCTCGGACAAGCGTGTGCGGGCGCTGTCGTTCACCGGCTCGACCGAGGTCGGTCGCCTGCTCTACCGCCAGTCGGCCGACACGGTGAAGCGGCTGGTGATGGAGCTTGGCGGCCACGCCCCCTTTATCGTCTTCAAGGGCGCCGATCTGGACCGCGCAGTGATCGAGGCGATCAAGGCCAAGTTCGCCACCTCGGGTCAGGACTGCCTCGGCGCCAACCGCTTCTACATCCAGCGCCCGATCTACGAGGAGTTCTGCACCAGGTTCACCCGGGCCGTCGAAGCGCTGTCCCTCGGCCGCGGCATGGATGACCCGGACATCGGACCGCTGATCCATGAGCGCGCGATCGCCAAGCAGCAAGCGCATGTGGACGACGCGGTTGCCAAGGGCGCCCGACTGCTCACCGGCGGCTCCATCGACGAAGGTCTCGGCAAGCTGTTCTACAGGCCCACAGTGCTGGCCGATGTGCCGGGTGAGGCCGCCATCATGTCCGAGGAAACCTTCGGCCCGGTCGCGCCGCTTTCGGTCTTCGACACCGAGGAGGAGGTGATCGCCCGCGCCAACGCCACCGAATACGGGCTCATCGCCTACGTCCACAGCCTCGACCCGCGCCGCATCTACAGGCTCACCCGGGCGCTGCAGTTCGGCATGGTCGCGGTCAACCGCACCAAGGTCACCGGCGCGCCGATCCCGTTCGGCGGCAGCAAGCAATCCGGGCTGGGCCGCGAGGGCGCCCGCCAGGGCCTCGAGGCCTTCACCGACATCAAATACGTCTGCCGCGATTGGGGGTGA
- a CDS encoding Lrp/AsnC family transcriptional regulator: protein MDTTRLDSRDIAILATLSREGRIAKTELAARVNLSPTPCWERMKRLEKAGLITGYRAEIDLATLGPHVQVFVTVELDSHRAESFQLFERTVARIDEITGCWAIGGGYDYLMQVVSSDVAAFQALMDGLLESRAGVRRYYSYIVTKPVKNDPPALGLLRR from the coding sequence ATGGACACCACCCGCCTCGACAGCAGAGACATCGCGATACTCGCCACGCTGAGCCGCGAGGGCCGCATCGCCAAGACCGAGCTCGCGGCCCGCGTGAACCTCTCGCCGACCCCCTGCTGGGAGCGGATGAAGCGGCTCGAGAAGGCCGGGCTGATCACCGGCTACCGCGCCGAGATCGACCTCGCGACGCTCGGCCCGCACGTGCAGGTCTTCGTCACCGTCGAGCTCGACAGCCACCGGGCCGAGAGCTTCCAGCTCTTCGAGCGCACCGTGGCACGGATCGACGAGATCACCGGCTGCTGGGCCATCGGCGGCGGCTACGACTACCTGATGCAGGTCGTGAGCAGCGATGTCGCGGCCTTCCAGGCGCTGATGGACGGTCTGTTGGAAAGCCGCGCGGGGGTGCGCCGCTATTACAGCTACATCGTCACCAAGCCGGTGAAGAACGACCCGCCCGCGCTAGGACTGCTGCGGCGCTAG
- the eutB gene encoding hydroxyectoine utilization dehydratase EutB: MVTRDDIEAAAGRIRGMVRETPVKRSPSLSERAGGAVWLKCEHQQQTGAFKLRGASNAAARLGKVAGVTTASTGNHGRALAHAARQLGLPAVICVSRLVPQNKLEAIEALGAEVRVIGASQDEAFEEARRLERDEGFALVPPFDHPDVIAGQGTLGLEILSQLPEAAALAIPLSGGGLLAGVALAAKSLRPDIRIIGLSMERGAAMAASLAAGQPVEVEELETLADSLGGGIGLDNRLTFGMCRELMDALILLTEAEIAAGLRHLAREDGETVEGAAAVGAAAILAGKLRAEDGPLVLLLSGGNIDPARHAAIVGEET; the protein is encoded by the coding sequence ATGGTGACGCGCGACGACATAGAGGCGGCGGCGGGTCGCATTCGCGGCATGGTTCGCGAGACGCCGGTGAAGCGCTCGCCCAGCCTGTCCGAGCGCGCGGGCGGCGCGGTCTGGCTGAAGTGCGAGCACCAGCAGCAGACCGGAGCCTTCAAGCTGCGCGGCGCGTCCAATGCCGCCGCCCGGCTTGGCAAAGTGGCCGGTGTCACCACCGCATCGACCGGCAACCATGGGCGCGCACTGGCCCATGCGGCGCGGCAGCTTGGTTTGCCCGCGGTGATCTGCGTCTCGCGGCTGGTGCCCCAGAACAAGCTCGAGGCCATCGAGGCCCTTGGCGCCGAGGTGCGGGTGATCGGCGCCAGCCAGGACGAGGCTTTCGAGGAGGCGCGGCGGCTGGAGCGTGACGAAGGCTTCGCGCTGGTGCCGCCGTTCGACCATCCCGACGTGATCGCGGGGCAGGGGACGCTGGGGCTGGAGATCCTGTCGCAACTTCCCGAGGCCGCGGCGCTGGCCATCCCGCTTTCCGGCGGCGGCCTGCTGGCAGGGGTGGCGCTGGCGGCAAAATCGCTGCGGCCGGATATCCGCATCATCGGCCTCTCGATGGAGCGCGGCGCGGCGATGGCTGCAAGCCTTGCCGCCGGGCAGCCGGTCGAGGTCGAAGAGCTCGAGACGCTGGCCGATTCTCTCGGCGGCGGCATCGGGCTGGACAACCGCCTGACCTTTGGAATGTGCCGCGAATTGATGGACGCGTTGATCCTGCTCACCGAGGCCGAGATCGCCGCGGGCCTGAGGCACCTCGCCCGCGAGGACGGCGAAACCGTCGAGGGCGCGGCGGCGGTCGGCGCGGCGGCGATCCTCGCGGGCAAGCTGCGCGCCGAAGACGGCCCCTTGGTTCTGCTGCTTTCGGGCGGCAATATCGACCCGGCACGCCACGCCGCCATTGTCGGGGAGGAAACATGA
- a CDS encoding aspartate aminotransferase family protein — translation MLTNDQLAKWDRENFFHPSTNLGQFARGEGAQRIVTGGDGVHISDRDGTRLLDAFAGLYCVNVGYGRTEISEAIANQAHELAYYHAYAGHGSEASITLSKMVMDRAPKNMARVYFGLGGSDANETNIKLIWYYNNILGRPEKKKIISRWRGYHGSGLMTGSLTGLELFHKKFDLPLAQVIHTEAPYYFRRPDLTMSEADFTAHCVAELEALIEREGADTIAAFIGEPVLGTGGIVPPPEGYWPAIQKVLDKHDILLVVDEVVTGFGRLGSMFGSDHYGMTPDLITSAKGLTSAYAPLSASIVGQRMWDVLCRGTDEYGVLGHGWTYSAHPIGAAAGIANLELIDKLGLVENAAKTGAYLIDTMRDALGEHPNVGEVRGEGMLCAVELVAEREGRRFFDPSEGKGAKVVAAMLERGVIARAMPQGDILGFAPPLCLTSEEADKIVSVTRDAVDAILG, via the coding sequence ATGCTGACCAACGACCAACTCGCCAAGTGGGACCGCGAGAACTTCTTCCACCCGTCGACCAACCTCGGCCAGTTCGCCCGGGGCGAGGGCGCGCAGCGCATCGTCACCGGCGGCGACGGGGTGCATATCAGCGACCGCGACGGCACCCGCTTGCTCGACGCCTTCGCCGGGCTCTACTGCGTCAATGTCGGCTACGGCCGCACCGAGATCTCTGAGGCGATCGCCAATCAGGCCCATGAGCTGGCCTACTACCACGCCTATGCCGGACACGGCTCAGAGGCCTCGATCACCCTGTCGAAGATGGTCATGGACCGCGCGCCGAAGAACATGGCACGCGTCTACTTCGGTCTCGGCGGGTCGGACGCCAACGAGACCAACATCAAGCTGATCTGGTACTACAACAACATCCTCGGCCGCCCCGAGAAGAAGAAGATCATCTCGCGCTGGCGCGGCTATCACGGCTCGGGTCTGATGACCGGCTCGCTGACCGGGCTGGAGCTCTTCCACAAGAAGTTCGACCTGCCGCTGGCACAGGTGATCCACACCGAGGCGCCCTACTACTTCCGCCGCCCCGACCTGACCATGTCCGAGGCGGACTTCACCGCCCATTGCGTTGCGGAACTGGAAGCGTTGATCGAGCGCGAGGGCGCGGACACCATCGCCGCCTTCATCGGCGAGCCGGTGCTCGGCACCGGTGGCATCGTACCCCCGCCCGAGGGCTACTGGCCGGCGATCCAGAAGGTGCTCGACAAGCACGACATCCTGCTGGTGGTCGACGAGGTGGTGACCGGCTTCGGACGTCTCGGCTCGATGTTCGGCTCGGACCACTACGGGATGACGCCTGACCTGATCACTTCGGCCAAGGGGCTGACCTCGGCCTATGCGCCGCTCTCGGCCTCGATCGTCGGCCAGCGCATGTGGGACGTGCTGTGCCGGGGCACCGATGAATACGGCGTGCTCGGCCATGGCTGGACCTATTCCGCCCATCCCATCGGTGCCGCTGCGGGCATTGCCAACCTCGAGTTGATCGACAAGCTTGGGCTGGTTGAGAACGCCGCAAAGACAGGTGCTTACCTGATTGACACCATGCGCGACGCGCTCGGCGAGCACCCCAATGTCGGCGAGGTCCGCGGCGAGGGCATGCTCTGCGCGGTCGAGCTCGTCGCCGAGCGCGAGGGTCGCAGGTTCTTCGATCCGTCCGAGGGCAAGGGCGCCAAGGTCGTCGCCGCGATGCTTGAGCGCGGCGTGATTGCAAGGGCCATGCCGCAGGGCGACATTCTCGGCTTCGCCCCGCCGCTGTGCCTGACCTCTGAGGAGGCCGACAAGATCGTCTCGGTGACCCGCGATGCGGTCGACGCAATCCTGGGCTGA
- a CDS encoding PLP-dependent aminotransferase family protein, whose amino-acid sequence MSHWPLTSEDVTRPAYRSVAQGIFAAISSGQLRPGDRLPAHRELAWQLGISVQTVSRAYEELIRADMISGEVGRGSFVKSGMRETVNLPWHRTKESRPRFDLSLMSPVHLPQVAEAWRCSMRRIAENPPHETMFALRPGETLARYDAAASGWLARCGLLARPGRTLVTNGVTPAMFVALMTVARHGDVVACEAATSHALKPAARQLGLRLQGIAQDARGMLPEALSEAAAASAGQMKAVYLLPSGAGPYAKLMDRERRADLARAARSAGLFILECDPLGPLVPRRPPPLASFAPERSFYFTGLTKCLSPGLRFGILAMPDHLSERTVNRHLSVSWMATPIIAEIATDWMESGVADALLQLHRKELVARNRLAQRHLGPGNGGFAYALHRWLLLPEGLSERAFQRQALRNGVAVAAGANFAVTDRRPAVRVCLGELGRGDLEQALGALAALLPAPGQPQG is encoded by the coding sequence ATGTCACATTGGCCGCTCACCTCCGAGGATGTCACCCGCCCCGCCTATCGCAGCGTCGCGCAGGGGATTTTCGCCGCCATCAGCTCGGGCCAGCTCAGACCCGGCGACCGGCTGCCGGCGCATCGCGAACTGGCCTGGCAGCTCGGCATCTCGGTACAGACGGTGAGCCGCGCCTACGAGGAGCTGATCCGCGCCGACATGATCTCGGGCGAGGTCGGGCGCGGCAGCTTCGTGAAGTCTGGGATGCGCGAGACGGTCAACCTTCCCTGGCACCGCACAAAGGAAAGCCGGCCGCGGTTCGACCTGTCGCTCATGAGCCCGGTGCACCTGCCGCAGGTCGCCGAGGCCTGGCGCTGTTCGATGCGGCGCATTGCAGAGAACCCGCCGCATGAGACGATGTTCGCCCTGCGGCCGGGCGAGACGCTGGCGCGCTACGATGCCGCCGCCTCGGGCTGGCTGGCGCGCTGCGGGCTGCTCGCCCGGCCCGGGCGCACGCTGGTGACCAACGGTGTCACGCCCGCGATGTTCGTCGCGCTGATGACCGTCGCGCGGCATGGCGATGTCGTCGCCTGCGAGGCGGCGACAAGCCACGCGCTGAAACCCGCCGCGCGCCAGCTCGGCTTGCGCCTGCAGGGCATCGCGCAGGACGCGCGCGGGATGCTCCCCGAGGCGCTGAGCGAGGCCGCCGCCGCCTCGGCGGGGCAGATGAAGGCGGTTTATCTGCTGCCATCGGGGGCCGGGCCCTACGCAAAATTGATGGATCGCGAGCGCCGCGCGGATCTGGCCCGGGCAGCGCGCTCTGCGGGGCTCTTCATCCTGGAGTGCGACCCGCTCGGGCCGCTTGTGCCGCGTCGTCCGCCGCCGCTCGCAAGCTTCGCTCCCGAGCGGAGCTTCTACTTCACCGGGCTGACCAAATGCCTGTCGCCCGGGCTGCGCTTCGGTATTCTCGCGATGCCTGATCACCTATCGGAGCGCACGGTCAACAGGCATCTGTCGGTGTCGTGGATGGCGACGCCGATCATTGCCGAGATCGCCACCGACTGGATGGAGAGTGGCGTCGCCGACGCGCTACTGCAGCTACACCGAAAGGAACTTGTCGCGCGCAACCGACTGGCGCAGCGCCACCTCGGGCCGGGAAACGGCGGATTTGCCTACGCGCTGCACCGCTGGCTTCTGCTGCCGGAAGGCCTTTCGGAACGGGCCTTTCAGCGCCAGGCGCTGCGCAATGGCGTGGCCGTAGCGGCGGGCGCAAACTTCGCCGTGACAGACCGTCGACCGGCGGTGCGGGTCTGCCTCGGAGAATTGGGGAGAGGCGATTTGGAACAGGCCTTGGGCGCTCTCGCGGCGCTGCTGCCAGCGCCCGGACAACCCCAGGGTTGA
- a CDS encoding TRAP transporter small permease, producing the protein MKTDRHGAPELDPDILAEVQTSAVDDDIDDSGYVSGLPGILGVIDGAVARIEAVLLALGVLLMALNTIANVVGRYLFSQSLFFSEEVNQALIILITFAGISYAARHGRHIRMSAFFDAAPPKLRKALMVLIAAVTAAAMFLLAWYALDYVRAQASRGRLLPALQVPVWWIIVWAPLGFFLTGLQYTLTAIKNLLQDDIWLSTSTLEGYDDTGEEEV; encoded by the coding sequence ATGAAGACTGACCGACACGGCGCGCCCGAGCTCGACCCTGACATTCTCGCCGAGGTCCAAACCTCGGCTGTGGACGATGACATCGACGATTCTGGCTATGTTTCGGGCCTCCCTGGCATTCTTGGGGTGATCGACGGGGCCGTCGCGCGCATTGAGGCGGTGCTTCTGGCACTCGGCGTGCTGCTCATGGCGCTCAACACCATCGCCAACGTTGTGGGCCGCTACCTGTTCTCGCAAAGCCTGTTCTTTTCCGAGGAAGTGAACCAGGCGCTGATCATCCTGATCACCTTCGCAGGTATATCCTATGCCGCGCGCCATGGCCGCCACATCCGGATGTCGGCCTTCTTCGACGCCGCCCCGCCAAAGCTGCGCAAGGCGCTGATGGTGCTGATCGCGGCGGTGACCGCCGCGGCAATGTTCCTGCTTGCCTGGTACGCGCTCGACTACGTGAGGGCGCAGGCCTCGCGCGGGCGCTTGCTGCCGGCACTGCAGGTCCCGGTCTGGTGGATCATCGTCTGGGCGCCGCTGGGGTTCTTCCTGACCGGGCTGCAATACACGCTCACCGCGATCAAGAACCTGCTGCAAGACGATATCTGGCTCTCGACCAGCACGCTCGAAGGCTATGACGACACCGGCGAAGAGGAGGTCTGA
- a CDS encoding PAS domain-containing protein, translating into MTAQDSLPKPLGDYMRSARVALAVSRIGEDAPLVLVNEAFCTLTGYSADEVIGHNCRFLQGADTTEEMRRPLREFVRGTEPHSGRFPILNYRKDGTSFFNFVFMTRLLDRDESPRFLLASQFDMTTAMRRNKLPQNDMELTRALDDLEQISREFGLAIIGSAQMISESVALLARLSLDTDED; encoded by the coding sequence ATGACAGCCCAAGACAGCCTTCCCAAACCCCTCGGCGATTACATGCGCTCCGCGCGCGTTGCCCTTGCCGTGTCGCGGATCGGCGAAGACGCCCCGCTGGTCCTGGTGAACGAGGCCTTCTGCACGCTCACCGGCTATTCCGCCGACGAGGTGATCGGGCACAATTGCCGGTTCCTGCAGGGCGCGGACACGACCGAGGAGATGCGCCGCCCCCTGCGTGAGTTTGTGCGCGGCACAGAGCCGCACAGCGGCCGCTTCCCGATCCTCAACTACCGCAAGGACGGCACGAGCTTCTTCAACTTCGTCTTTATGACGCGGCTCCTCGACCGCGACGAAAGCCCGCGCTTCCTGCTCGCCTCGCAGTTCGACATGACGACCGCGATGCGCCGCAACAAGCTGCCGCAGAACGACATGGAGTTGACCCGCGCCCTCGACGATCTTGAGCAGATCAGCCGCGAATTCGGGTTGGCGATCATCGGCTCGGCACAAATGATTTCGGAGTCCGTTGCCCTTCTGGCGCGGCTCTCCCTCGACACCGACGAAGACTGA
- a CDS encoding universal stress protein — protein MFKRMLVAYDGSNGAWEAIEKAAELAKITGAEILVLTVYRHHSMLEASLSMVRGSDREGGSLDDTMRAVAREAAEEAKAKAKELGAEKVQAFIKGGNYARTIVSFARERGCDLIVVGSRGLGSSEGYMLGSVSHKVTSLTDTPVLVV, from the coding sequence ATGTTCAAACGGATGCTCGTGGCCTACGACGGCTCGAACGGCGCCTGGGAGGCGATCGAAAAGGCTGCGGAACTGGCGAAGATCACCGGCGCAGAGATCCTCGTACTGACGGTCTACCGGCACCACTCGATGCTCGAGGCGTCGCTGTCGATGGTGCGCGGCAGCGACCGCGAGGGCGGTAGCCTCGACGACACTATGCGCGCCGTCGCCCGCGAGGCGGCCGAGGAAGCCAAGGCAAAGGCGAAAGAGCTGGGCGCCGAGAAGGTGCAAGCCTTCATCAAGGGCGGCAACTATGCCCGCACCATCGTCAGTTTCGCGCGGGAGAGGGGCTGCGATCTGATCGTCGTCGGCTCGCGCGGGCTCGGGTCGTCCGAGGGCTACATGCTGGGCTCGGTGAGCCACAAGGTGACCAGCCTGACCGACACGCCGGTGCTGGTGGTCTGA